A single region of the Planctomycetia bacterium genome encodes:
- the waaF gene encoding lipopolysaccharide heptosyltransferase II, whose product MRLGIFLPNWIGDVVMATPTLRALRRMLGPEGRMVGVMRPYVAQVLAGTPWLDGELYYDPRSKHAELHSRALVQKLRAEQLDAVVLLTNSLRTGVLARLSGARRRVGYARALRGPLLTDKLTPLYAGRTWYGARRYTPAPVLDYYLELAYALGCPPESPRLELAVSPADRAAAERTWQTLGLPRDRPTIVFNSGGAYGAAKVWPNEYFAELARRLVARTDASVLMLCGPAEREVARDVVAQANHPRVTSLADDTLADQPLSIGLSKACVERSRLMVTTDSGPRHFAAAFGVPVVSLFGPTHIEWSENHQAEAVHIQKKLPCGPCQSRVCPLGTHQCMRDLSVDEVEKATLRMLAKYPASQVHSLSA is encoded by the coding sequence ATGCGCCTCGGCATCTTTCTTCCGAACTGGATCGGCGACGTCGTCATGGCGACGCCGACTCTGCGCGCCTTGCGGCGCATGCTCGGGCCGGAAGGCCGGATGGTCGGCGTGATGCGACCTTACGTGGCGCAGGTGCTCGCCGGAACTCCGTGGCTCGACGGCGAGCTGTACTACGACCCGCGCTCGAAGCATGCCGAGCTTCATAGCCGCGCATTGGTTCAAAAGCTGCGGGCCGAGCAGCTCGATGCCGTCGTATTGCTCACGAACTCGTTGCGCACCGGAGTCTTGGCGCGGCTCAGCGGGGCTCGCCGGCGCGTCGGCTATGCGCGCGCCTTGCGCGGTCCGCTGCTCACCGACAAGCTCACCCCTCTCTACGCCGGGCGCACCTGGTACGGCGCACGTCGCTACACGCCGGCGCCGGTGCTCGACTACTATCTCGAGCTCGCCTACGCCCTCGGCTGTCCGCCGGAGTCGCCTCGCTTGGAGCTGGCCGTCTCCCCGGCAGATCGCGCGGCCGCCGAGCGAACTTGGCAAACGCTCGGGCTCCCGCGCGATCGTCCGACGATCGTGTTCAACTCCGGCGGCGCTTACGGTGCCGCGAAGGTTTGGCCGAACGAGTACTTCGCCGAGTTGGCCCGTCGCCTCGTCGCTCGGACCGACGCTTCCGTGCTGATGCTTTGCGGCCCGGCCGAGCGCGAGGTTGCGCGCGATGTCGTGGCGCAAGCCAATCATCCGCGCGTGACGTCTCTGGCCGACGACACCTTAGCCGACCAGCCCCTAAGCATCGGGCTCTCGAAGGCATGCGTCGAGCGTTCGCGCCTTATGGTGACGACCGATAGCGGGCCGCGTCATTTCGCGGCGGCGTTCGGCGTCCCCGTCGTGTCGCTGTTCGGGCCGACGCACATCGAGTGGAGCGAAAACCATCAGGCCGAGGCCGTGCATATCCAGAAGAAGCTCCCTTGCGGACCATGCCAAAGCCGCGTTTGTCCGCTCG